From one Thermatribacter velox genomic stretch:
- a CDS encoding RNA-guided endonuclease InsQ/TnpB family protein yields the protein MPLITLKAQIHADPQTEAVLKDAMFCATKVYNGLLWHLRKEYKETGRVNISRKNLNRILKELPRAKGYYSVSVQLTRDEVREAYKSFFALKKKGLTQHGAPGFRRKGQLSPLKYVQSGFKVKGDKVTLSLGSGREDGVREVTFRISHRPGVEYERVRELSITYDKVSRRIEARLVVEVKVRENNGTGRVAVDLGETVLMACAFDDGTVMLYSGRQIKTIRRYWQKVRASLKQNSRRWEEITHRERRQVEHLLHIATAHFIGECMRRGVKEIAIGDLNGIRESVDYGKWLNQRLHAWPYRKLINMLRYKGALVGVTIRDDVEEKSTSIACHACGKVMPSNRRYRGLYICPCGWRAQADVNGALNIFERVHQVSPVKGSSGRVARPAVVSYLLGWHGVAEPKREGKPLRTSA from the coding sequence GTGCCTCTAATCACACTCAAAGCCCAAATCCATGCGGACCCGCAGACTGAAGCTGTTCTGAAGGATGCCATGTTTTGTGCCACCAAGGTCTACAACGGGCTTTTGTGGCATCTGCGGAAAGAGTACAAAGAAACCGGAAGGGTAAATATTTCTCGGAAGAACCTCAACCGCATTTTAAAGGAGCTACCCAGGGCCAAAGGGTACTACTCGGTGTCAGTGCAACTCACCCGGGACGAAGTACGGGAAGCATACAAGTCTTTCTTTGCCCTCAAGAAAAAGGGTCTCACGCAGCATGGGGCTCCCGGCTTCCGCCGTAAGGGTCAGCTTTCGCCACTTAAGTACGTGCAGAGCGGCTTCAAAGTGAAAGGGGATAAAGTTACATTGAGTCTGGGTAGCGGCCGGGAAGACGGGGTAAGAGAAGTCACCTTCCGGATATCTCACCGTCCTGGCGTGGAGTACGAACGGGTGCGGGAACTTTCCATTACCTACGACAAGGTTTCCAGGCGAATAGAGGCCCGTCTGGTGGTGGAAGTTAAGGTTCGTGAGAACAACGGGACGGGGAGGGTAGCGGTGGACCTTGGGGAGACGGTTCTCATGGCCTGTGCCTTTGATGATGGCACAGTAATGCTCTACTCTGGCAGGCAGATCAAAACCATAAGACGGTACTGGCAGAAGGTACGGGCCAGTCTTAAGCAGAACTCACGGAGGTGGGAGGAGATAACACACCGGGAAAGAAGACAGGTGGAGCACTTACTGCACATAGCCACCGCTCATTTTATTGGGGAGTGCATGCGGCGGGGTGTAAAAGAAATAGCTATAGGGGACCTTAACGGAATCCGAGAGAGCGTTGACTATGGAAAGTGGCTGAACCAGCGGTTGCATGCCTGGCCGTACCGGAAGCTGATCAACATGCTGAGATATAAAGGTGCCCTAGTGGGGGTCACAATCCGTGACGATGTAGAAGAGAAGAGCACCTCCATTGCCTGTCACGCCTGCGGGAAGGTTATGCCTTCCAACCGGAGATATCGGGGTTTGTATATATGTCCCTGTGGGTGGAGGGCACAGGCGGATGTAAATGGTGCCCTGAACATCTTCGAGAGGGTGCATCAGGTATCTCCCGTGAAGGGGAGTAGTGGCCGAGTGGCGCGGCCCGCGGTCGTGTCATACCTCTTGGGATGGCACGGCGTCGCCGAACCGAAGCGCGAGGGTAAACCTTTGCGCACATCCGCTTGA
- a CDS encoding flavodoxin: protein MKPLIVYYSWSGNTRKIARLIRELTEGEIVELIPEMPYPSSYRETTEQARKEIKAGYKPGYKPPLKTKIEGVEEYDVIFLGTPNWWGAVAPPVATFLSQYALSGKKIAPFITHGGGGKQRVVEDIKRLCPDAAVLEELVVYDVEEVS from the coding sequence ATGAAACCCTTGATAGTTTATTACAGTTGGTCTGGCAACACGCGCAAGATAGCCAGGTTGATTCGAGAATTAACTGAGGGAGAAATCGTCGAGCTGATTCCTGAGATGCCTTACCCCTCGTCTTACAGAGAAACTACTGAGCAGGCGAGAAAAGAGATAAAGGCAGGCTACAAACCAGGCTACAAACCTCCCTTGAAAACGAAAATTGAAGGTGTCGAGGAATACGACGTCATTTTTCTTGGAACACCAAATTGGTGGGGAGCGGTGGCACCACCTGTGGCTACTTTTCTTTCCCAGTACGCGCTCTCTGGAAAAAAGATTGCGCCTTTCATAACTCATGGTGGCGGTGGGAAGCAGAGAGTGGTAGAGGACATAAAAAGGCTGTGCCCGGATGCAGCGGTTTTGGAAGAATTGGTTGTCTATGATGTGGAGGAAGTGAGTTGA
- a CDS encoding YbaN family protein: MKEAKNAQLPGFSSEEINKARSKLVRTLLIIAGTFFVGLGIAGILLPLLPTTPFLLLATACYARGSPRFYHWLLNNKRFGNYIKNYREGNIPLKAKFLTIAVLWATIATSYVVVSKTWVRITLILIAMSVTVHILSIGRFYPRKKTNRALKN, translated from the coding sequence ATGAAAGAAGCTAAAAATGCTCAGCTTCCTGGTTTTTCTTCTGAGGAGATAAATAAAGCACGCTCTAAACTCGTTAGAACTCTTCTGATTATTGCAGGAACATTTTTTGTGGGGCTCGGGATTGCTGGTATACTCTTACCCCTTTTGCCCACCACGCCTTTTCTTCTTCTGGCTACAGCATGCTACGCCAGAGGGTCACCAAGATTTTACCACTGGCTCCTCAACAATAAGCGGTTTGGAAACTACATTAAGAATTACCGCGAAGGAAACATTCCATTAAAAGCAAAATTTTTAACCATTGCTGTTTTGTGGGCTACAATAGCGACTTCCTACGTTGTGGTCTCCAAAACCTGGGTCCGGATCACTCTAATCCTTATAGCCATGAGCGTTACTGTACACATTCTTTCCATTGGCAGGTTCTATCCCCGAAAAAAAACGAACAGGGCCTTAAAAAACTAA
- a CDS encoding ABC transporter permease, producing MLQRIAGKTETYLAGVVVALSVVLFLLNPKFLTAENLFDVLRNNSFLGIVALGELVVLISGGIDVSFTAIATVAQYVMGVIITRYMVESVFLAFLIPIPIGIALGAFNAFLVNRTRVHPVIITISNLNVFYGLLMVISKGKWIYGFPAPFRDFARLKVLTLVSEKGVDYGLSIFTVVWFLIAFATWVILKYLPIGRKVYALGGNSEAARRAGFNIFRIQLFVYCYIGLLAGLAGFVHAELNQMIQPNAIVGRELDVLAAAILGGASVFGGAGSPLGVVLGVLFIAFIKNGLILVRASAYWHQVIMGLIIVLAATLSAYQQNLEQKRRGRT from the coding sequence TTGCTGCAGCGTATTGCTGGTAAAACGGAAACGTATCTGGCAGGTGTTGTGGTTGCTCTTTCTGTAGTTCTTTTTCTTTTGAATCCTAAATTTCTTACTGCGGAAAACCTCTTCGATGTACTACGCAATAACTCTTTCCTGGGTATTGTAGCTTTAGGAGAACTTGTGGTTTTGATTTCTGGAGGGATTGATGTTTCCTTCACGGCCATTGCCACTGTGGCCCAATACGTCATGGGAGTCATCATCACCAGATACATGGTGGAAAGTGTCTTTCTGGCTTTTTTAATCCCCATTCCTATAGGTATAGCGCTTGGGGCTTTCAACGCTTTTTTGGTGAACCGAACCCGGGTGCACCCGGTTATCATCACCATTTCTAACCTCAACGTTTTCTACGGCCTTTTGATGGTGATCAGCAAGGGGAAGTGGATTTATGGTTTTCCAGCACCTTTTCGGGATTTTGCACGTTTGAAGGTGCTTACCCTGGTTTCTGAAAAGGGAGTGGACTACGGACTCTCTATTTTTACAGTGGTGTGGTTCCTGATTGCTTTTGCAACCTGGGTCATTTTGAAATATCTCCCCATTGGTCGGAAAGTTTACGCTCTGGGAGGAAATAGCGAAGCTGCTCGCCGAGCCGGGTTCAACATCTTTCGAATCCAGCTTTTCGTATACTGCTACATTGGTCTTCTTGCTGGCCTTGCTGGTTTTGTGCACGCAGAACTCAATCAGATGATTCAACCCAACGCTATTGTGGGTCGAGAGCTCGATGTTCTGGCAGCAGCAATCCTGGGAGGGGCAAGTGTTTTTGGTGGCGCCGGATCTCCCCTTGGGGTAGTTTTAGGCGTCCTTTTTATCGCCTTTATCAAAAATGGTCTCATTCTGGTTAGGGCTTCAGCGTACTGGCACCAGGTTATCATGGGACTCATTATTGTTCTTGCTGCCACTTTGAGTGCCTATCAGCAGAACCTTGAACAAAAAAGGAGAGGGCGGACATGA
- a CDS encoding sugar ABC transporter ATP-binding protein encodes MKFVSAASLVLSLSRVSKRYGGVVALRDVDFSVLRGEVHGLVGENGSGKSTLVKITTGVVQPEPGAEIVVEGRRVPRLTPYLAFHLGIHVVYQDLSLFPNLSVAENIFAHEYIERNQKFVSWSDIERRAKEVFERIGINIDPRAILGRLPFADQQLVAICRAIASEAKLIILDEPTASLTFREVQRLFGFIRELRAQGIAFVFISHRLDEVLEISDRVTILRDGVKVGTFPKEELNKAHLSFLMTGKEIAAQSLIAPLRSEEEILRIENLTRRGEYNDVNFSLHRGEILGLIGPRGSGRTELALTLFGLNPPDSGKIFLEGREVTFRSNRDAIRQGIGYVPENRLLQGLILDQPVADNIVVTILDKLVERLGFLHPLKKLSVANRAVRDFGIKAPAVDAPVRALSGGNQQKVVLARWILTAPRILILDTPTHGVDVAAKESIYEVILTLARDKSIGIILISDEEHEVLQICHRILVMREGRIIREYKPGEVTEEELRKEIVG; translated from the coding sequence GTGAAATTTGTGTCTGCGGCTTCTTTGGTTCTTTCTCTTTCTCGCGTAAGCAAGCGGTACGGGGGTGTCGTGGCTCTCCGGGATGTGGATTTTTCAGTCCTTCGGGGTGAGGTCCACGGGCTGGTGGGAGAGAACGGCTCAGGCAAAAGCACGCTGGTGAAGATTACTACTGGCGTTGTTCAACCTGAGCCGGGAGCAGAAATTGTTGTTGAGGGGCGAAGAGTTCCCCGCCTTACTCCTTACCTTGCTTTTCACCTGGGGATCCATGTGGTGTATCAGGACCTTTCCCTCTTTCCTAACCTTTCAGTGGCTGAGAACATTTTTGCCCATGAGTATATTGAGAGGAATCAGAAGTTTGTTTCCTGGAGCGATATAGAGCGGCGGGCAAAAGAAGTATTTGAGCGAATTGGTATCAACATTGACCCCCGTGCTATCCTGGGAAGACTGCCCTTTGCTGACCAGCAGCTTGTGGCCATATGCCGGGCGATAGCGAGTGAAGCAAAGCTCATTATTCTTGATGAACCGACAGCTTCACTAACTTTTCGGGAAGTACAGCGTCTTTTTGGTTTCATCCGCGAGTTGAGGGCTCAGGGCATCGCTTTTGTTTTCATAAGCCACCGCCTGGATGAGGTGCTTGAAATAAGTGATCGGGTAACGATTCTCCGGGATGGGGTGAAAGTGGGCACTTTTCCAAAGGAGGAACTTAACAAGGCTCACCTTTCTTTTTTGATGACTGGAAAAGAAATCGCTGCTCAGTCTCTTATTGCTCCTTTAAGGAGTGAAGAAGAGATTCTCAGGATAGAAAACCTTACCCGGAGAGGTGAGTATAACGACGTTAACTTTAGCCTTCACCGAGGAGAGATTCTGGGCCTTATTGGTCCCCGGGGTTCGGGTCGAACTGAGCTTGCCTTAACCCTGTTTGGGCTCAATCCCCCTGATTCAGGCAAGATTTTCCTCGAGGGTAGGGAGGTTACTTTTCGTTCCAACCGTGATGCCATCCGGCAGGGCATTGGTTATGTGCCGGAAAACAGGCTTCTCCAGGGCCTGATTCTCGATCAACCTGTGGCTGACAACATTGTGGTGACCATTCTTGATAAGCTTGTGGAGCGCCTGGGTTTTTTACATCCGTTGAAAAAGCTTTCCGTGGCCAATAGAGCCGTTCGGGACTTTGGCATAAAAGCTCCGGCAGTAGATGCGCCAGTTCGCGCTCTCTCGGGGGGTAACCAGCAAAAAGTTGTTCTTGCCCGGTGGATTCTCACCGCTCCACGGATTCTCATTCTTGATACCCCCACCCATGGAGTTGATGTGGCAGCGAAAGAAAGCATTTACGAAGTGATCCTTACTCTTGCCAGGGATAAGAGCATTGGCATCATCTTAATTTCGGATGAGGAACATGAGGTCCTTCAAATTTGCCACCGAATTCTGGTCATGAGGGAGGGGCGTATCATTCGGGAGTATAAGCCTGGGGAAGTTACCGAAGAGGAACTTCGGAAAGAAATCGTTGGATAG
- a CDS encoding C39 family peptidase — MKKRLTLLGFIAGLVVVLLVAGCSTTFNIPLDGSTSLPTGRFLENTASRVLLDVPFLPQVPPGDWSNTRNCGVASAVMIKAYYFGSTPTPEDIIEADQWLHNRFGLPLNGGNGDYTNVFQIRAWLEHEGVPTRIGMGNLEVLRKLLFEGKPVLVAVYSNMNPAGGAKHAMVAVGIDDSTIYVNDPGKVNGKNNTYPISQFLAAWSAQNNWYVTIE, encoded by the coding sequence ATGAAAAAAAGGTTAACCCTATTAGGTTTTATTGCAGGTTTAGTAGTAGTTTTGCTTGTAGCTGGTTGCTCCACAACTTTTAATATCCCTCTGGATGGCAGTACATCCCTTCCCACAGGAAGGTTTCTGGAAAACACCGCTTCCCGGGTTCTTCTGGATGTTCCTTTTCTTCCCCAGGTTCCACCTGGCGACTGGTCCAACACTCGAAACTGCGGCGTGGCTTCGGCAGTTATGATTAAAGCGTATTACTTTGGCAGCACCCCGACTCCAGAAGATATTATCGAGGCTGATCAGTGGCTTCATAACCGATTTGGTCTTCCTTTGAATGGTGGAAATGGGGATTACACCAATGTGTTCCAGATTCGTGCCTGGTTAGAACACGAAGGAGTTCCAACCAGAATAGGCATGGGTAACCTGGAAGTACTTCGTAAGCTGCTTTTTGAGGGCAAACCCGTCCTGGTTGCCGTATACTCCAACATGAACCCGGCAGGTGGAGCCAAGCACGCTATGGTAGCCGTGGGCATAGACGATTCCACCATATACGTCAACGACCCGGGTAAGGTTAATGGAAAGAACAATACCTATCCTATTTCTCAGTTCCTTGCTGCCTGGTCGGCCCAGAACAACTGGTATGTTACTATAGAGTAA
- a CDS encoding ATP-binding protein: MVDFLNLDLENLKLKNLYLVFYDILYKGVVKMFINREKECEFLKRKLSSNKAELLVIYGRRRVGKTFLLQNCLEKALFFTADLSSSIHLMNRFLDEIKSILALPSTLRISSWDEFFGFLKNVFEAKRDLKVVVFDEFQYIPMRDESFTSVLQRWWDEIFSKLGVKMILCGSYIGMIEKIVLTRNSPIYGRRTGQYQVLPLDFFESVKFLNFESTRDFVKAYSVTDGIPLYLLEFSGYRDFYTALTEKVLTAGEYLVEEGKFLTLEEFKDPSNYYSILQSIAQGKTVPSEIADISGVDYKSIGMYLSRLMELKFVNKEFPFFINRKPKRKPHYYLSDEYLRFYFRYIYPNQELIYRNLKEEALRRITATLDQHVSFTFEKVARQYLIKREGVEKVGRWWNKEIEIDVVAIKGKTLYVGKCKWTNKRVDIRVLNKLRSKVPYLLKDLQVSDFSIIYYLFSKSGFENLEESDEVKLIDLERLFLVNQ; the protein is encoded by the coding sequence TTGGTAGATTTTCTAAATTTAGATTTAGAAAATTTAAAGTTAAAAAATTTATATTTGGTATTCTATGATATACTATACAAAGGGGTAGTAAAAATGTTTATTAATCGGGAAAAGGAATGTGAGTTTCTGAAGCGAAAGCTTTCAAGCAATAAGGCGGAGTTGCTTGTTATATATGGAAGACGCCGCGTGGGGAAAACTTTTCTTCTTCAAAATTGCCTTGAAAAAGCTTTATTTTTCACTGCAGACCTTTCAAGCAGCATTCACCTGATGAATCGTTTTTTGGATGAGATAAAAAGCATTCTGGCGCTTCCGTCTACCTTGCGAATTTCTTCTTGGGATGAATTCTTTGGATTTTTAAAGAACGTGTTTGAAGCTAAAAGAGATTTAAAAGTGGTTGTTTTTGATGAGTTCCAGTATATTCCCATGCGTGATGAAAGTTTTACGAGCGTTCTTCAAAGGTGGTGGGATGAGATTTTTTCGAAATTAGGAGTTAAGATGATTCTTTGTGGTTCGTATATCGGAATGATCGAAAAAATTGTACTCACAAGGAACAGCCCCATCTATGGTAGAAGGACAGGACAATATCAGGTACTACCTCTCGACTTTTTTGAATCTGTAAAATTTTTGAATTTTGAGTCTACAAGGGATTTTGTGAAGGCGTACAGTGTCACCGATGGGATTCCTCTCTATCTCCTTGAATTTTCTGGTTACAGGGATTTTTATACGGCTTTAACAGAAAAAGTCCTCACTGCCGGTGAGTATCTGGTTGAGGAAGGAAAATTTCTGACTCTTGAAGAATTTAAGGATCCTTCCAACTATTATTCGATACTTCAATCAATAGCTCAAGGCAAAACGGTACCCAGTGAAATTGCAGATATTTCTGGCGTGGATTACAAAAGCATCGGCATGTATCTTTCGAGACTGATGGAATTGAAGTTCGTAAATAAGGAGTTCCCATTTTTTATTAACAGAAAACCGAAACGCAAACCTCATTATTACCTGTCTGACGAGTATTTAAGGTTTTATTTCAGATACATTTATCCAAACCAAGAATTAATATATAGGAATCTGAAAGAAGAAGCGCTGCGAAGAATAACTGCTACCCTGGATCAACACGTTTCTTTCACTTTTGAAAAGGTAGCTCGCCAATATTTAATCAAAAGAGAGGGAGTGGAGAAAGTTGGTAGATGGTGGAATAAAGAAATAGAGATTGATGTAGTGGCTATTAAGGGAAAAACACTTTATGTGGGTAAATGTAAATGGACAAATAAAAGAGTGGACATTCGTGTTTTGAACAAGCTTAGAAGTAAAGTTCCATACCTTCTGAAAGATCTTCAGGTGAGCGATTTTTCGATAATATACTACCTTTTCTCAAAAAGTGGCTTTGAAAATCTGGAAGAAAGCGATGAAGTAAAGCTAATAGACCTTGAGAGGTTGTTTCTGGTAAACCAATAA
- a CDS encoding substrate-binding domain-containing protein has protein sequence MKRLVVFFLLLGLLVWTSVAFAAEPYEIAVVVKIAGIPWFNRMAEGVEQAAKELGVNAYLTGPATADPAPQVQMVEDLVTRGVDAVCVVPNDAKALVPVFNKARERGIVVITHESPFETEAIDWDVETIDSVKYGQQPIDAIVEELKEMGELDKYTPENPAGFVMLVGSLTVPLHNYWADVALEYAKEKYPFLKELTSRLPTAESVEDSRAAVLDLITTYGDQLKAVIGWGSLGPIGAAQAVAEKGMEDEIIVVGSAIPSTVAPYLATGAVDWAQLWDPKDAGYAMVYIAKQILDGVEIKEGMEIPGLGPIKVEGKVISVNQIKIMPDAETAESLGF, from the coding sequence ATGAAGCGTTTGGTGGTGTTTTTCCTGCTTTTGGGCCTTCTGGTGTGGACTTCGGTAGCTTTTGCAGCGGAACCGTATGAAATTGCGGTAGTAGTCAAGATTGCAGGTATTCCCTGGTTTAATCGCATGGCGGAAGGTGTAGAGCAGGCGGCAAAGGAACTCGGTGTAAACGCTTATCTTACTGGTCCGGCAACTGCTGATCCAGCACCTCAGGTTCAAATGGTCGAAGACCTGGTAACCCGTGGTGTGGATGCAGTGTGTGTAGTTCCCAACGACGCCAAAGCTCTGGTTCCAGTTTTCAACAAGGCACGGGAGCGGGGTATTGTGGTTATTACTCATGAGTCACCGTTTGAAACTGAAGCCATCGATTGGGATGTTGAAACCATCGACAGCGTAAAATACGGACAGCAGCCCATCGATGCTATTGTGGAAGAACTTAAGGAAATGGGCGAGCTTGATAAGTACACCCCTGAAAACCCGGCTGGTTTTGTAATGCTGGTGGGAAGTCTTACGGTGCCTCTTCACAATTACTGGGCTGATGTGGCGCTTGAATATGCAAAGGAAAAGTATCCTTTTCTGAAAGAACTTACTTCCCGCCTACCCACCGCCGAATCTGTTGAAGATTCTCGGGCGGCAGTTCTTGACCTGATTACTACCTATGGTGATCAACTCAAAGCAGTAATTGGTTGGGGTAGCCTGGGTCCGATTGGAGCAGCTCAAGCTGTGGCTGAAAAGGGCATGGAGGACGAAATTATCGTTGTGGGAAGCGCAATTCCCTCCACTGTTGCTCCATACCTTGCCACCGGGGCTGTGGACTGGGCACAACTCTGGGATCCCAAAGATGCTGGATACGCTATGGTTTACATTGCCAAGCAAATTCTTGATGGTGTGGAGATTAAAGAGGGGATGGAAATTCCGGGTCTTGGACCCATTAAGGTGGAAGGAAAAGTTATCAGCGTGAACCAAATCAAAATCATGCCTGATGCTGAAACTGCAGAATCTCTTGGCTTCTGA
- a CDS encoding ABC transporter permease, which yields MTDKLGRREMQSAVLVAVVTFLIVLLGILTRGRLLGLESLQSIAFQLPLLGILTLAQITPMLTGGIDLSVIATANLCGVVAAIGMTRSGFSVPLAMLFGLSFVLLFAVLKGVLIAWVNVPAIIATLGLMIFIRGVSLVLTRGYVIAGFPDSFLFLGNGTILGIPMPFVIFFICAFSLYLLLTRTRFGTYVYLLGSNPTATLFAGVDNALVLFKTYFLSSFLSGVAGLVMISRFNAAQADYGESYLLLTVLACVLGGVDPAGGFGRLPGVVVSIVVLQVVATGFNLLGLSSHLASALWGLILLGVIAVNRMIGGVEV from the coding sequence ATGACGGATAAATTGGGAAGGCGAGAAATGCAGTCTGCAGTTCTGGTAGCTGTGGTCACTTTCTTAATTGTTCTTCTAGGGATTTTGACCAGGGGGAGACTGCTTGGTTTGGAAAGCCTCCAGTCCATTGCCTTCCAGTTGCCACTTTTGGGCATTTTAACTCTTGCTCAGATAACTCCAATGCTTACCGGAGGAATTGACCTTTCCGTCATTGCTACGGCAAACCTTTGTGGAGTTGTTGCTGCCATAGGTATGACTCGAAGTGGTTTTTCAGTTCCCTTGGCCATGCTGTTTGGCCTCTCTTTTGTACTGCTTTTTGCGGTTCTCAAGGGAGTTCTCATTGCCTGGGTTAATGTTCCAGCCATTATCGCTACTTTGGGACTTATGATTTTTATTCGGGGGGTGTCCCTGGTTCTCACCAGGGGTTATGTTATTGCTGGCTTTCCAGATAGTTTTCTTTTCCTGGGAAATGGGACTATCCTGGGTATCCCCATGCCTTTTGTAATCTTTTTCATCTGTGCTTTTTCCCTGTACCTTCTTCTTACCAGGACGCGCTTTGGGACCTATGTATACCTTCTTGGTTCAAACCCTACAGCGACTCTCTTTGCTGGAGTTGACAATGCTCTGGTGCTTTTTAAAACTTACTTTCTGTCCAGCTTTCTTTCTGGCGTTGCAGGGCTGGTCATGATTTCTCGCTTCAATGCCGCCCAGGCTGATTATGGAGAATCGTATCTTCTGCTTACCGTCCTGGCCTGTGTTTTGGGAGGTGTGGATCCAGCGGGAGGATTTGGGCGTCTTCCTGGGGTGGTGGTTTCTATTGTTGTTCTCCAGGTTGTCGCTACCGGATTCAACCTTCTGGGCTTGAGTTCTCATCTTGCCAGTGCTCTGTGGGGTCTTATCTTACTGGGAGTTATCGCTGTTAACCGGATGATTGGAGGGGTTGAGGTATAA
- a CDS encoding MATE family efflux transporter, which translates to MERETRGTKLLRGDPRKAIVKLSIPMMFAMLVQTIYNLADGIWVAGLGPQALAAIGLVFPLFMIVIALAAGVGVGASSVVAQKIGEKNKAGADTAASLSMVLSVIIGVIATFLLFPSIGSILKFAGASGETLDFAMGYATVLIYAITLLMFNNVANGVLRGEGDAKRPMFAIATGSLLNIALDPVFIYVLGLGVKGAAYATVLSIAISTLLIAYWLYFKKDTYVTFRYRWDSNILRQILRIGIPASLAQISMSVAIYVLNVFAVKAGGDYGVAVFTSAWRVINFGTVPLIGMAMAVTSVTGAAFGEKNGGKLETAYLYAVKLGLLIGVVVTLVILALAPFIGRVFTYSEAGASIYDDLVKALRLLSLFLAGVPFGMFTSSMFQGIGRGEKSLVVTVMRTIIMQVLFSWLFVFTMEMGLVGVWAGIVVGNATSACITFVWGRFTVNKLKQDFEYLHASS; encoded by the coding sequence ATGGAGCGAGAAACCAGGGGAACCAAACTGCTCAGAGGAGACCCCAGGAAAGCCATTGTGAAACTTTCTATTCCCATGATGTTTGCGATGCTGGTACAGACCATTTACAACCTGGCAGACGGCATCTGGGTAGCCGGGCTTGGACCTCAGGCCCTGGCTGCGATAGGTCTGGTTTTCCCCCTCTTTATGATCGTCATTGCGCTGGCTGCTGGTGTTGGGGTTGGTGCAAGTTCTGTGGTGGCGCAAAAAATCGGCGAGAAAAACAAAGCAGGTGCTGACACTGCCGCTTCTCTTTCCATGGTTTTGTCCGTTATCATTGGTGTGATCGCTACTTTTTTACTTTTTCCGAGCATAGGTTCTATTCTCAAGTTTGCAGGTGCAAGTGGCGAAACACTCGATTTTGCCATGGGTTACGCCACGGTGCTGATTTATGCTATTACTCTCTTGATGTTCAACAACGTAGCCAACGGTGTTTTAAGGGGCGAAGGCGACGCTAAAAGGCCTATGTTTGCCATCGCTACAGGATCGCTTCTGAACATTGCACTGGATCCCGTTTTCATTTATGTGCTGGGCTTGGGAGTAAAAGGTGCTGCCTATGCGACGGTTTTATCCATAGCCATTTCCACCTTACTGATTGCGTACTGGCTGTATTTTAAAAAGGATACTTATGTAACCTTTCGCTACCGGTGGGATTCAAACATTTTAAGACAAATTTTGCGAATAGGTATTCCTGCATCGCTGGCTCAAATCAGCATGTCGGTGGCAATCTACGTACTTAATGTATTTGCGGTAAAAGCAGGTGGCGATTACGGAGTAGCAGTTTTTACCAGTGCTTGGAGGGTTATCAATTTCGGCACGGTTCCCCTTATTGGCATGGCGATGGCTGTTACCTCAGTCACCGGTGCAGCGTTTGGGGAAAAGAACGGAGGAAAACTAGAGACAGCGTACCTTTACGCTGTGAAGCTGGGTTTGCTTATAGGAGTTGTCGTAACGCTGGTTATTCTGGCGCTGGCACCTTTCATCGGGAGGGTCTTTACTTATTCAGAAGCGGGTGCAAGCATCTACGATGATTTGGTGAAAGCTCTACGTTTGCTTAGCCTTTTTCTGGCGGGAGTTCCCTTTGGGATGTTTACTTCTTCAATGTTCCAGGGGATTGGTCGGGGTGAGAAAAGCCTGGTCGTTACCGTTATGAGAACCATCATCATGCAGGTACTCTTTTCCTGGCTTTTTGTGTTCACCATGGAAATGGGGCTTGTGGGAGTATGGGCAGGAATAGTGGTAGGAAATGCTACTTCTGCCTGTATCACCTTTGTCTGGGGCAGATTTACAGTAAACAAGTTAAAGCAAGACTTTGAGTACTTACATGCGTCGTCATAA